One genomic window of Evansella cellulosilytica DSM 2522 includes the following:
- a CDS encoding LamB/YcsF family protein — protein sequence MKRIVDLNSDIGESFGAYKIGNDKEILQYITSANIACGYHAGDHNVIFETVKEAVKNGVALGAHPGLPDLVGFGRRKMDVTPNDVYNMVVYQVNAVQGFAQLFQHSLNHVKPHGALYNMAANDEQIASAIAKAVRDTNPSLYLFGLSGSALIKEGERIGLKTVEEVFADRTYNADGTLTPRSHPQATIEDPQKAIQQVISMVKNGTVLAVDGSEVPVQADSICVHGDGEHALIFVQHLRVALKRAGITVSYPGG from the coding sequence GTGAAGCGAATAGTCGATTTAAATAGTGATATAGGGGAAAGCTTTGGTGCTTATAAGATAGGAAATGATAAAGAAATTCTACAGTATATTACATCAGCAAATATTGCCTGTGGTTACCACGCCGGCGATCATAACGTCATTTTTGAAACAGTAAAGGAAGCTGTAAAAAACGGTGTCGCACTAGGTGCACATCCAGGACTTCCTGACCTCGTCGGGTTTGGCCGAAGAAAGATGGATGTCACACCGAATGATGTGTATAATATGGTTGTTTATCAAGTGAATGCAGTCCAAGGCTTTGCGCAGCTTTTCCAACACTCTCTAAACCATGTGAAACCACATGGGGCTCTGTATAATATGGCGGCAAACGACGAACAAATAGCTAGTGCAATTGCAAAAGCGGTAAGAGATACGAATCCAAGCCTTTATTTATTCGGCTTATCTGGAAGTGCTTTAATTAAGGAAGGCGAAAGGATTGGCTTGAAAACAGTAGAGGAAGTATTTGCAGATAGAACGTACAATGCAGACGGCACATTAACACCTAGAAGTCATCCACAAGCGACGATAGAAGATCCACAAAAGGCAATACAGCAAGTCATTTCGATGGTCAAAAACGGAACTGTACTAGCTGTTGATGGATCTGAAGTCCCGGTGCAGGCAGACAGTATTTGCGTTCATGGTGACGGGGAACATGCATTGATATTTGTACAACATTTACGTGTTGCTTTAAAACGGGCAGGAATTACTGTAAGCTATCCGGGGGGGTAG
- the pxpB gene encoding 5-oxoprolinase subunit PxpB yields the protein MFSYDVMPLGDKAIRVEIGKTISPEINSRVHRLASAFSTLKMKGVIELVPAYTTLTIYYNPLMISYLHLIDEIENQMNTLKSPAYLERKKVIIPVCYGGEKGPDLDYVANYHAITCEKVIEMHTKRNYLTYMVGFLPGFPYLGGMNKQLATPRKTKPRRSVAAGSVGIAGEQTGIYPIQSPGGWQIIGRTPVSLFNPTIKDPTLVKAGDYLVFKAVSETEYDTIKKAWEKGEYSPAILHERVDDL from the coding sequence GTGTTTTCTTATGATGTTATGCCACTTGGTGACAAAGCAATACGGGTAGAGATTGGAAAAACAATCTCACCAGAAATAAATAGTCGTGTTCATCGATTGGCTAGCGCCTTTTCAACGTTAAAAATGAAAGGCGTTATTGAGCTAGTCCCAGCATATACAACGCTAACAATCTACTATAATCCACTTATGATTAGCTACTTACATTTAATAGATGAAATAGAAAACCAAATGAATACACTAAAAAGCCCAGCCTATCTTGAAAGGAAAAAAGTAATCATTCCTGTTTGTTATGGTGGAGAGAAAGGACCTGACCTTGACTACGTTGCTAACTATCACGCTATTACTTGTGAGAAAGTGATAGAAATGCATACAAAACGAAACTATTTAACGTACATGGTCGGTTTTTTACCTGGGTTCCCTTATTTAGGTGGTATGAACAAGCAGTTAGCTACTCCGAGGAAAACGAAGCCACGGAGAAGTGTAGCAGCAGGATCCGTCGGTATTGCAGGTGAACAAACAGGAATATACCCTATCCAAAGTCCGGGTGGTTGGCAAATTATCGGGCGTACACCTGTTTCTTTATTTAATCCAACCATAAAAGATCCTACTCTTGTGAAGGCAGGAGACTATCTCGTGTTTAAAGCCGTTTCAGAAACAGAATATGATACGATTAAAAAAGCATGGGAAAAGGGTGAATATAGTCCAGCTATTTTACATGAAAGGGTGGACGATTTGTGA